A genomic window from Thermococcus nautili includes:
- the trm10 gene encoding tRNA (guanine(9)-/adenine(9)-N1)-methyltransferase, whose product MKTLADVFRDALRERGIESIGTLSKRFRKSKNKLQDIAVEIVHGKGAIFRVPEKTAVAWDLNGNRVEGSYYAYAPLCMADKFEMILSPEELRSKLPEWPYFIIDLQLWDKHTQKEKGKVCLQVNQSYGLLRDYFTGGELAVTWANEEFQEMFHGPLDRIIAYDGPTAEFLKEKEISEVVLLDPWADEVLSEKDFGVKAFVIGGIVDTGHDKKLTPKIGEELKNAGIRVRRRKIVLRGDVTGVPDRINRILGIILKMMVEGKPMDEAVYEFQEPLHARWRLRKELPKRATRYMVDGKTYRVVEKELFDEYSKWLKIRWEDFVKVLRELDLVALDRKRIHHLNKISNARLIRGKLYRVILLKKAAMLCYNC is encoded by the coding sequence CGCGGTTGAGATAGTCCACGGAAAGGGCGCAATCTTCCGCGTCCCCGAGAAGACGGCAGTTGCATGGGACCTGAACGGGAACCGCGTTGAAGGCTCTTACTACGCCTACGCCCCACTCTGCATGGCGGACAAGTTTGAAATGATTCTCTCCCCGGAGGAGCTCCGCTCAAAACTTCCGGAGTGGCCCTACTTCATAATCGACCTCCAGCTCTGGGACAAGCACACCCAAAAGGAGAAGGGCAAGGTCTGCCTCCAGGTTAACCAGAGCTACGGCCTTCTGCGCGACTACTTTACCGGAGGAGAGCTGGCGGTAACGTGGGCCAACGAGGAGTTTCAAGAGATGTTCCACGGCCCTCTCGACAGGATTATAGCCTATGATGGCCCAACGGCCGAGTTTTTGAAGGAGAAGGAGATATCCGAGGTCGTTCTCCTCGACCCCTGGGCGGATGAGGTTTTAAGCGAAAAAGACTTCGGCGTTAAGGCCTTTGTAATCGGCGGAATCGTAGATACCGGTCACGACAAAAAGCTGACGCCGAAAATAGGCGAGGAGCTCAAAAATGCTGGAATCCGGGTCAGACGAAGGAAAATAGTCCTCAGGGGCGACGTTACCGGCGTTCCTGATAGAATAAACAGAATCCTCGGCATAATCCTCAAGATGATGGTGGAAGGAAAGCCAATGGACGAGGCCGTTTACGAGTTCCAGGAACCGCTTCACGCGCGCTGGAGACTCAGAAAGGAGCTTCCGAAGAGGGCAACCCGCTACATGGTGGACGGGAAGACCTACCGCGTCGTCGAAAAGGAGCTGTTCGACGAGTACTCGAAGTGGCTCAAAATCCGCTGGGAGGACTTCGTTAAAGTTCTCAGGGAGCTTGACTTGGTCGCGCTCGATAGAAAGAGGATTCACCACCTTAACAAGATTTCGAACGCGAGGCTCATTCGCGGAAAGCTCTACCGTGTGATTCTGCTCAAAAAGGCCGCGATGCTCTGCTACAACTGCTGA
- a CDS encoding MFS transporter encodes MGSLSSAVLGPYLSLWLKSVGLSFSEIGLVQSVSEIAQLLTDFPTGGLADRHGRVRVYSIGSSLFGLGLVVIGLSRGLWGVLAGASLSGLGSALVSGTMVPWLYDALGDRKLVKDVLSRLKALSGPVRFAGGFLGGVLAGLAPNVPVITAGLLAMASSVMASLLLPDNRGKAELGYSGILRRGLHVVFENRGLHLLLLSSFLLSFTGRAFFTFWMLLLKAKGLPDEALGPLFATMLLSTSLGALLAKKLEPSPKTVALTSALLGVEVALLGLVPDLWGSVALLFAVEVTLGTRGPLIAVLRNDLIPSEVRSTVSSTLSTLGSGFTAIANVAIGLLAGKFGLGTAYLVAGLTGALSALPIWGLTFLSAPGEGGNIMEKPCGR; translated from the coding sequence GTGGGCTCGCTGAGCTCAGCGGTTCTTGGGCCGTACCTGAGCCTCTGGCTTAAGTCGGTTGGCCTGAGCTTTTCTGAGATTGGGCTGGTTCAGAGCGTTTCAGAGATTGCCCAGCTCCTCACGGACTTCCCGACCGGCGGTCTCGCGGACAGGCACGGCAGGGTCCGGGTTTACTCAATCGGAAGCTCCCTCTTCGGCCTTGGACTGGTTGTCATAGGCCTTTCAAGAGGGCTCTGGGGCGTCCTCGCGGGTGCGTCCCTCTCCGGCCTTGGAAGCGCCCTCGTCAGCGGGACGATGGTTCCCTGGCTCTACGATGCCCTTGGAGACAGAAAGCTGGTAAAGGACGTCCTGAGCAGGCTGAAGGCCCTTTCCGGACCGGTCAGGTTCGCAGGCGGTTTCCTCGGCGGTGTACTCGCGGGATTAGCTCCGAACGTCCCAGTGATTACTGCGGGGCTTCTCGCGATGGCCTCCAGCGTTATGGCCTCCCTCCTCTTGCCAGACAACAGGGGCAAGGCGGAACTTGGCTACTCTGGGATACTGCGCAGAGGCCTGCATGTGGTCTTTGAAAATAGGGGACTGCACCTGCTCCTCCTCTCTTCGTTCCTGCTGAGCTTTACTGGACGGGCGTTCTTCACGTTCTGGATGCTCCTGCTGAAGGCCAAAGGGCTGCCGGATGAAGCCCTCGGACCGCTCTTCGCGACGATGCTGCTCTCGACTTCCCTCGGCGCGTTGCTGGCGAAGAAGCTCGAACCGTCTCCGAAAACCGTTGCTCTGACATCGGCCCTGCTCGGCGTTGAGGTTGCTCTCCTTGGCCTCGTACCCGACCTCTGGGGGAGCGTGGCCCTCCTCTTCGCGGTCGAGGTTACCCTCGGGACAAGGGGACCGCTGATAGCCGTCCTCAGGAACGACCTCATTCCCTCGGAAGTCCGCTCGACGGTCAGCTCAACGCTGAGCACCTTAGGAAGCGGGTTCACGGCAATTGCAAACGTCGCGATAGGCCTGCTCGCCGGAAAGTTCGGACTCGGCACGGCCTACCTCGTGGCCGGCCTGACCGGGGCCCTTTCAGCCCTGCCAATCTGGGGATTAACCTTTTTAAGCGCCCCCGGCGAAGGGGGTAACATCATGGAAAAACCCTGTGGAAGGTGA
- a CDS encoding RNA-guided endonuclease InsQ/TnpB family protein, whose product MKRTVMVKLQPSKEQAKILFELADTGTKVWNRVNYLRRQQFFEGKIVDFNSTEKTVYEEFKREIGSATVQQIARKNAESWRSFFSLLRKKRNGELPNWLKPKPPNYLKENGRRKPLIVLRNDQYKIEGNKLILKGIGKFKRLEIQFKGRIHLKGKQGRLEITYDPVRRKWYAHLSFTVEEKLEGGEWVKLPRTPKGSLSAGIDLGVNNLMAVYVENGESFLVNGRPLKSIDFYWRRKIADYQSKLNKSGAKTSRKLRRMHRRSKLQAKHYLNTAVRQTVRKLYELGVSKIVVGYPKGIARNSDRGKKQNFILSHVWRFNYVIKRLTEVAEEYGIQVELVNEAFTSKTCPVCGKLHERARFVRGLFKCPATGLVFNADLVGAFNILKRAVKTITPNLSGLYAQRRGNWPKARPEGFEEPVPTGSLMRTPQTSPPLARG is encoded by the coding sequence ATGAAGCGAACAGTAATGGTTAAACTCCAACCTTCAAAAGAGCAAGCGAAAATCCTCTTCGAATTAGCCGATACTGGAACCAAAGTCTGGAACCGCGTAAACTACCTGCGAAGACAACAGTTCTTCGAGGGCAAAATCGTGGACTTCAATTCGACCGAAAAAACCGTTTATGAAGAGTTTAAACGGGAAATTGGCTCTGCAACCGTTCAACAAATAGCGAGGAAGAACGCTGAAAGCTGGAGGAGTTTCTTCTCACTCCTCCGGAAGAAGAGAAATGGAGAACTTCCCAACTGGCTTAAGCCTAAACCACCAAACTACCTCAAAGAAAACGGGAGGAGAAAACCCTTAATCGTCCTCAGAAACGACCAATACAAAATTGAGGGTAATAAACTCATTCTAAAAGGCATTGGCAAATTCAAACGCTTAGAAATTCAGTTCAAAGGCAGAATTCACCTGAAGGGCAAGCAGGGACGCTTAGAAATCACTTATGACCCGGTTAGGAGGAAGTGGTATGCCCACTTGAGCTTTACCGTCGAGGAAAAGCTTGAGGGTGGTGAGTGGGTTAAACTCCCGAGAACTCCAAAGGGAAGCCTTTCAGCAGGAATTGACTTGGGAGTGAACAATCTCATGGCCGTTTACGTGGAAAACGGGGAAAGCTTCCTCGTGAATGGAAGGCCTTTGAAGAGTATTGATTTTTATTGGAGGAGAAAAATTGCCGATTACCAGTCTAAACTCAATAAGAGTGGAGCCAAAACGAGTAGAAAACTCAGGAGAATGCATAGGAGGTCCAAACTTCAGGCGAAACACTACCTTAACACGGCGGTAAGGCAAACCGTGAGGAAACTTTACGAGTTGGGCGTTTCTAAGATTGTCGTTGGTTATCCAAAGGGAATTGCGAGGAACTCTGACCGGGGCAAAAAGCAGAATTTTATCCTCTCTCACGTCTGGCGGTTTAATTACGTTATCAAACGCTTGACTGAGGTTGCAGAGGAGTATGGTATTCAGGTTGAGCTTGTTAATGAGGCTTTCACTTCTAAGACCTGTCCCGTTTGCGGGAAGCTCCACGAAAGGGCGAGGTTTGTCAGAGGTTTGTTTAAGTGTCCCGCGACGGGGCTTGTTTTTAATGCGGACTTGGTTGGAGCGTTTAATATTTTGAAGAGGGCTGTAAAAACCATAACCCCGAATCTGAGCGGGCTTTACGCTCAGAGGAGGGGTAATTGGCCGAAGGCCCGGCCAGAGGGGTTCGAAGAACCCGTTCCAACGGGTTCCTTAATGAGAACCCCTCAAACCTCCCCGCCGTTGGCGAGGGGTTGA
- a CDS encoding valine--tRNA ligase: MLPKNYNPNEIEPKWQKFWLDEKIYKYELDEKRPSYAIDTPPPFTSGTLHLGHVLSHTWIDIIARYKRMTGYNVLFPQGFDNHGLPTELKVEKEFGISKDEPEKFLQKCVEWTWQAIEAMRNQFIRIGYSADWDLEYHTMDDWYKAAVQKSLIEFYKKGLLYQAEHPVYWCPRCRTSLAKAEVGYVEEDGFLYYIKLPLADGSGYVPIATTRPELMPACVAVFVHPEDERYKDVVGKKVKLPIFEREVPVLADEDVDPSFGTGAVYNCTYGDEQDVVWQKRYNLPVIIAINEDGTMNENAGPYAGLKTEEARKKIAEDLEKMGLLYKKEKIRHRVLRHTERSSCMAPIELLPKKQWFIKVKDFTDEIVKVAKEINWYPEDMFLRLKDWAESMDWDWVISRQRVFGTPIPFWVCDNGEIILPDEEELPVDPRFDKPPRKCSDGSEPKPVTDVLDCWVDSSITPLIISRWHDAIKGDEEAKRWFEHNFPTALRPQGTDIIRTWAFYTIFRTYMLTGQKPWRDVLINGMVAGPDGRKMSKSYGNVVAPDEVIPKYGADALRLWTALAPPGEDHPFKWETVDYNFRFLQKVWNIYRFAERHLADFDPAKAPEELEPLDRWILSRLHRLIKFATEEMERYRFNLLTRELITFVWHEVADDYIEMIKYRLYGDDEESKLKAKTALYELLYNLMLLMAPFVPHITEELYQNLFRERVGAKSVHLLDWPKFREDRLDEEAEKLGELAREIVGAIRRYKNSHGLALNAKLKHVAIYATDSYEKLKAIERDIAGTMNIERLEVIRGEPALEERITEIKPNFRTVGPRYGKLVPKITAYLKEHADEVAKALKETGQVEFEVDGEKVELSKDDVVIRKAVFSEGEEVETAVVGDAVIVFF; encoded by the coding sequence ATGCTCCCGAAGAACTACAACCCGAACGAGATTGAGCCCAAGTGGCAGAAGTTCTGGCTCGATGAGAAAATCTACAAGTACGAGCTCGACGAGAAGAGGCCAAGCTACGCGATTGACACCCCGCCCCCGTTCACTAGCGGAACGCTCCACCTCGGTCACGTGCTCAGCCACACCTGGATTGACATCATCGCGCGCTATAAGAGAATGACCGGCTACAACGTGCTCTTCCCGCAGGGCTTCGACAACCACGGGCTTCCTACCGAGCTTAAGGTCGAGAAGGAGTTCGGAATAAGCAAAGATGAACCAGAGAAGTTCCTCCAGAAGTGCGTTGAGTGGACCTGGCAGGCCATCGAGGCCATGCGCAACCAGTTCATCAGAATAGGCTATTCAGCGGATTGGGACTTAGAGTATCACACGATGGACGACTGGTACAAGGCAGCAGTCCAAAAGTCCCTCATCGAGTTCTACAAGAAGGGCCTCCTTTACCAGGCCGAGCACCCCGTTTACTGGTGCCCGCGCTGTAGGACGAGCCTTGCCAAGGCTGAGGTCGGCTACGTTGAAGAAGACGGCTTCCTCTACTACATCAAGCTCCCGCTTGCCGATGGTTCCGGTTACGTCCCGATAGCGACGACGAGGCCCGAGCTGATGCCCGCTTGTGTTGCCGTCTTCGTCCACCCGGAGGACGAGCGCTACAAAGACGTCGTCGGCAAGAAGGTCAAGCTCCCGATATTCGAGAGGGAAGTGCCAGTTCTGGCTGACGAGGACGTTGACCCGAGCTTTGGAACCGGAGCGGTCTACAACTGTACCTACGGCGACGAGCAGGACGTCGTCTGGCAGAAGCGCTACAACCTGCCGGTCATCATAGCAATCAACGAGGACGGAACCATGAACGAGAACGCCGGGCCTTACGCCGGCCTCAAGACCGAGGAAGCGAGGAAGAAGATTGCGGAAGACCTTGAGAAGATGGGGCTCTTGTACAAGAAGGAGAAGATAAGGCACCGCGTTCTCAGACACACCGAGAGGAGCTCCTGTATGGCCCCGATTGAGTTACTCCCCAAGAAGCAGTGGTTCATCAAGGTCAAGGACTTCACGGACGAGATAGTCAAGGTCGCGAAGGAAATCAACTGGTATCCCGAGGACATGTTCCTTCGCCTCAAGGACTGGGCCGAGAGCATGGACTGGGACTGGGTCATAAGCAGGCAGAGGGTCTTTGGAACGCCGATTCCCTTCTGGGTCTGCGATAACGGCGAGATAATACTGCCCGACGAGGAGGAGCTTCCGGTTGACCCGCGCTTTGACAAGCCTCCGAGGAAGTGCTCCGACGGAAGCGAGCCGAAGCCGGTAACTGATGTTCTCGACTGCTGGGTCGACTCGAGCATAACCCCGCTGATAATAAGCAGGTGGCACGACGCGATTAAGGGCGACGAGGAAGCGAAGCGCTGGTTCGAGCACAACTTCCCGACCGCGCTCAGGCCCCAGGGAACCGACATCATAAGGACGTGGGCATTCTACACGATATTCAGGACCTACATGCTCACCGGCCAGAAGCCCTGGCGCGACGTCCTCATTAACGGAATGGTCGCCGGACCCGATGGAAGGAAGATGAGCAAGAGCTACGGCAACGTCGTTGCCCCTGACGAGGTCATTCCGAAGTACGGCGCCGACGCTCTGAGGCTCTGGACGGCCCTCGCCCCGCCCGGAGAGGACCACCCGTTCAAGTGGGAGACCGTTGACTACAACTTCCGCTTCCTGCAGAAGGTCTGGAACATCTACCGCTTCGCCGAGCGCCATTTGGCCGACTTCGACCCGGCCAAAGCGCCCGAGGAGCTCGAACCACTCGACCGCTGGATTCTCAGCAGGCTCCACAGGCTCATCAAGTTCGCCACGGAGGAGATGGAGCGCTACCGCTTCAACCTGCTCACGCGCGAGCTGATAACCTTCGTCTGGCACGAGGTGGCAGATGACTACATCGAGATGATTAAGTACCGCCTCTACGGCGACGACGAGGAGAGCAAGCTGAAGGCTAAGACGGCGCTCTACGAGCTCCTCTACAACCTGATGCTCCTGATGGCGCCCTTCGTCCCGCACATCACCGAGGAGCTCTACCAGAACCTCTTCCGCGAGCGGGTTGGCGCTAAAAGCGTCCACCTCCTCGACTGGCCGAAGTTCAGGGAGGACAGACTTGACGAAGAGGCCGAGAAGCTCGGTGAGCTGGCGAGGGAAATAGTCGGCGCGATAAGGCGCTACAAGAACTCCCACGGCCTCGCCCTCAACGCCAAGCTCAAGCACGTGGCCATCTACGCAACAGACTCCTACGAGAAGCTCAAGGCCATCGAGAGGGACATAGCCGGAACGATGAACATCGAGAGGCTTGAGGTCATCAGGGGCGAGCCGGCTTTAGAGGAGCGCATAACCGAGATAAAGCCCAACTTCAGGACAGTCGGGCCGCGCTACGGAAAGCTCGTTCCGAAGATTACCGCCTACCTCAAGGAGCACGCCGATGAGGTTGCCAAGGCGCTCAAGGAGACCGGACAGGTCGAGTTCGAGGTCGATGGAGAAAAGGTCGAACTGAGCAAGGACGACGTCGTCATCAGGAAGGCGGTGTTCAGCGAAGGGGAAGAGGTCGAGACGGCAGTAGTTGGGGACGCGGTTATAGTGTTCTTCTGA